In Sulfitobacter sp. W027, a single window of DNA contains:
- the murF gene encoding UDP-N-acetylmuramoyl-tripeptide--D-alanyl-D-alanine ligase, with amino-acid sequence MSLWTASEAAEATGGQAQGDWACNGVSIDTRTLQPGDLFVALKAARDGHEFVAQALDKGAAAALVTHLPEGVAEDAPLLIVEDVQTALEALGRAGRARLGPQAKVAAVTGSVGKTSTKEMLLAIFGDQGKAHASVDSYNNHWGVPLTLARMPRDTDYAVIEIGMNHPGEIAPLARQARPHAAMVTNVAAVHLEAFKDVAAIAVEKASIFDGMEPGGVAVINADHDHSDIVLDKALERGLRETTFGRKGHHYTLTDVKVQGDATVAQAEVSGAPLLYKIATPGRHFAMNALGALALAEALGADRALAVQSLGRWSPYAGRGVRERILLDVVDTHLALELIDDSYNANPTSMAAALEVLAASEVTHDIGRVSKGRRIAFVGDMKELGPEALALHAGLADLEATRALDVVHCVGPLMKAFYDNLPEHQRGDWTATAEEMLQGLRARLDSGDVVLIKGSLSMKLGSIVDAIRKMGHPVPTA; translated from the coding sequence ATGAGCCTTTGGACAGCGAGCGAAGCGGCGGAGGCCACGGGCGGTCAGGCGCAGGGCGATTGGGCCTGCAACGGGGTTTCGATCGACACACGGACGCTGCAACCCGGCGATCTCTTTGTCGCGCTCAAGGCCGCGCGGGATGGGCATGAGTTCGTGGCCCAAGCGCTCGACAAAGGGGCGGCTGCCGCGCTCGTGACCCATCTGCCGGAAGGCGTCGCCGAGGATGCGCCGCTGTTGATCGTCGAGGATGTACAGACCGCGCTTGAGGCGTTGGGCCGGGCAGGGCGTGCGCGTCTTGGTCCGCAGGCCAAGGTGGCTGCGGTGACGGGCAGCGTCGGCAAAACCTCGACCAAGGAAATGCTGCTGGCGATTTTTGGCGATCAGGGCAAAGCCCACGCCAGCGTCGACAGCTACAACAACCACTGGGGCGTGCCGTTGACACTGGCACGGATGCCACGTGACACCGATTATGCGGTGATCGAAATTGGCATGAACCACCCCGGAGAGATTGCGCCTCTTGCCAGACAGGCGCGGCCCCACGCGGCGATGGTGACCAATGTCGCCGCCGTCCACCTCGAAGCCTTCAAGGATGTCGCCGCCATCGCGGTAGAGAAGGCCAGCATCTTTGACGGCATGGAACCGGGCGGCGTGGCGGTGATCAATGCCGACCACGACCACAGCGATATCGTGCTCGACAAGGCACTTGAGCGCGGCCTGCGCGAGACCACATTCGGGCGCAAGGGCCACCACTACACATTGACCGACGTGAAGGTGCAGGGCGACGCAACCGTGGCGCAAGCCGAGGTTTCAGGCGCGCCGTTGCTTTACAAGATTGCCACACCGGGGCGGCACTTCGCGATGAACGCGCTTGGCGCGCTGGCACTGGCCGAAGCGCTTGGCGCGGACCGGGCCTTGGCGGTGCAATCGCTGGGCCGTTGGTCGCCCTATGCAGGGCGCGGGGTGCGTGAGCGTATCTTACTCGACGTCGTCGATACCCATCTGGCGCTGGAGCTGATCGACGACAGCTATAACGCCAACCCGACCTCGATGGCCGCAGCACTTGAAGTACTGGCGGCTTCGGAAGTGACCCATGACATCGGTCGTGTCAGTAAAGGGCGGCGCATCGCCTTCGTTGGTGACATGAAAGAACTTGGCCCCGAGGCGTTGGCGCTGCACGCAGGGCTGGCCGATCTGGAGGCCACCCGCGCGCTAGACGTGGTTCATTGCGTCGGCCCGCTGATGAAGGCCTTTTACGACAATCTGCCCGAACACCAGCGCGGCGACTGGACCGCGACCGCCGAAGAGATGTTGCAAGGCCTCCGCGCTCGGCTCGATTCCGGCGACGTCGTGCTGATCAAAGGGTCGCTTTCGATGAAGCTGGGCAGTATTGTTGACGCCATCCGCAAAATGGGCCATCCGGTCCCGACCGCCTGA
- the mraY gene encoding phospho-N-acetylmuramoyl-pentapeptide-transferase — protein MLYWLTLLSDGGDFFNLFRYITFRAGGAFFTALIFGFLFGKPLIEVLRKRQGKGQPIRDDGPEGHFAKAGTPTMGGLLIVGALLTSTLLWARLDNPFVWLVLFVTMSFAAIGYADDHAKVSKQNTDGVPGKVRLLLGFLIAGIAGYWAAQYHPAELQYQLAMPVFKDTLINLGVLFVPFAIIVIVGSANAVNLTDGLDGLAIMPVMIAAGALGVIAYAVGRVDFTDYLDVHYVPGTGEILIFTAGLFGGGLGFLWYNAPPAAVFMGDTGSLALGGALGAIAVATKHELVLAIVGGLFVVEALSVIVQVLYFKRTGKRVFLMAPIHHHYEKKGWAEPQIVIRFWIISLILALLGLATLKVR, from the coding sequence ATGCTCTATTGGTTGACGCTGCTGTCTGATGGCGGCGATTTCTTTAACCTGTTTCGCTATATCACCTTCCGCGCAGGCGGGGCATTTTTCACAGCGTTGATTTTCGGGTTTCTCTTTGGCAAGCCGCTGATCGAAGTGCTGCGCAAGCGGCAGGGCAAGGGCCAGCCGATTCGCGATGACGGCCCCGAGGGCCATTTTGCCAAAGCGGGCACGCCCACCATGGGCGGGCTGTTGATCGTTGGCGCGCTGCTCACCTCGACACTGCTTTGGGCGCGTCTGGACAATCCTTTCGTCTGGCTGGTGCTTTTCGTTACAATGAGCTTTGCCGCCATCGGTTACGCCGACGACCATGCCAAGGTCAGCAAACAGAACACCGACGGTGTTCCGGGTAAAGTGCGGCTTTTGCTGGGCTTTCTGATTGCGGGCATCGCGGGCTACTGGGCGGCGCAGTACCACCCAGCAGAGTTGCAGTACCAACTGGCGATGCCGGTTTTCAAAGATACGCTCATCAACCTCGGCGTTCTGTTTGTGCCGTTTGCGATCATCGTGATCGTGGGCTCGGCCAATGCGGTGAACCTGACTGACGGGCTTGACGGTTTGGCGATCATGCCAGTGATGATCGCCGCCGGAGCGCTTGGCGTTATTGCCTATGCGGTGGGCCGCGTGGACTTCACCGACTACCTCGACGTGCATTACGTGCCGGGGACGGGGGAGATCCTGATCTTTACCGCGGGGCTCTTCGGCGGGGGGCTTGGCTTTTTGTGGTACAACGCGCCACCTGCGGCCGTTTTCATGGGCGACACAGGCTCACTTGCGCTTGGCGGCGCTTTGGGTGCGATTGCTGTGGCCACGAAACATGAGCTGGTGCTGGCGATTGTCGGCGGGCTGTTCGTGGTTGAGGCGCTCTCGGTCATCGTGCAGGTGCTCTACTTCAAACGCACCGGCAAGCGGGTCTTCCTGATGGCACCGATCCACCACCATTATGAGAAAAAGGGCTGGGCCGAGCCGCAGATCGTGATCCGCTTCTGGATCATCTCGCTGATCCTTGCCCTGTTGGGGCTGGCCACGCTCAAGGTGCGCTAA
- a CDS encoding glutaminase, with the protein MSSPAKPDLADVLPRLNDMMREDDHWGDVAAYIPQLATVDPAQFGIAVVTADGQCHVAGDTQVPFSVQSITKVFTLAIALGRSGDQLWHRVGREPSGRAFNSIVQLEQEQGRPRNPFINAGAIVTTDEVLGNREPREALAEIMRFVREAAGTDDIHINDTVAASETDFGHRNFALAHFLKSYGNLINAPERTLGTYFHHCAMEMTVEQLAMAGRFLIEAPEVPRLVAPSRIRRLNALMLTCGHYDGSGDFAYRVGLPGKSGVGGGILAIVPGRASIAVWSPGLNRYGNSQKGTEALALLARHMDWSIF; encoded by the coding sequence ATGTCCAGCCCCGCCAAACCAGACCTTGCCGATGTGTTGCCGCGTCTCAATGACATGATGCGCGAAGACGACCATTGGGGGGATGTGGCGGCCTATATTCCGCAACTGGCAACGGTGGATCCGGCACAGTTCGGCATCGCGGTGGTGACGGCAGATGGCCAGTGCCATGTGGCGGGCGATACGCAGGTGCCCTTTTCAGTACAGTCGATCACCAAGGTCTTTACGCTTGCCATCGCTCTTGGCCGGTCGGGCGACCAACTGTGGCACCGTGTGGGGCGCGAACCTTCGGGGCGGGCGTTCAATTCCATCGTGCAGTTGGAGCAGGAACAGGGCCGCCCGCGCAATCCGTTCATCAACGCGGGCGCGATTGTCACCACGGATGAAGTCTTGGGCAACCGCGAGCCGCGCGAAGCGCTGGCCGAGATCATGCGCTTCGTGCGCGAGGCTGCGGGCACGGACGACATTCACATCAATGACACTGTCGCCGCGTCAGAGACCGACTTTGGCCACCGCAATTTCGCGCTGGCGCATTTTTTAAAATCCTATGGCAATCTCATCAACGCACCGGAAAGGACGCTGGGCACCTATTTCCACCACTGCGCGATGGAGATGACGGTAGAGCAGCTTGCTATGGCGGGCCGTTTCCTGATCGAAGCGCCGGAGGTGCCGCGCTTGGTCGCGCCGAGCCGTATCCGACGCTTGAACGCACTGATGTTGACCTGTGGGCATTACGACGGCTCAGGCGATTTCGCCTACCGCGTCGGCCTCCCGGGCAAATCCGGTGTGGGTGGGGGTATCTTGGCCATCGTGCCGGGCCGCGCCAGCATCGCGGTCTGGTCGCCGGGGTTGAACCGATATGGCAACAGCCAAAAGGGCACCGAAGCATTGGCCCTTTTGGCGCGTCACATGGACTGGTCGATCTTCTAA
- the murD gene encoding UDP-N-acetylmuramoyl-L-alanine--D-glutamate ligase, translating to MIPVQGLEGARVAVLGLGRSGLSAARALQAGGAKVSCWDDDPAARARAEREGFACVDLNTPGALDKITRLILSPGIPHLYPAPNPVVAAALDAGVPVDNDIGLFFQSFATLAWDHYDVAPRVVAVTGSNGKSTTSALIHHILEHVGRPCQLAGNIGRGVLDLDPAVDGEVVVLELSSYQTELARALTPDVAVFTNLSPDHLDRHAGMGGYYAAKRRLFAEGGPDRAVIGVDEAEGRFLAVQMSEGPSDDRVIRISAETKLSGPGWQVFARKGFLSEYRRGKQVGSIDLRSIQGLPGAHNHQNACAAYAACRALGLAPRVIEAAFHSFGGLPHRSQTVAEAHGVRYVNDSKATNVDSAAKALAAFRNIRWICGGLEKEGGLKGLAEAQGSVRKAYVIGREAAHFAMQLTTEAEVCGTMEKAVARAAAEAEEGDVVLLAPAAASFDQYDNFERRGEDFVAQVQKVLAE from the coding sequence ATGATTCCAGTACAGGGCTTGGAAGGCGCGCGCGTGGCGGTGCTGGGATTGGGCCGCTCTGGCCTGAGCGCGGCACGCGCATTGCAGGCAGGCGGGGCCAAAGTTAGCTGTTGGGACGATGATCCGGCAGCACGCGCACGGGCCGAGCGGGAGGGGTTTGCCTGTGTTGACCTTAACACCCCCGGCGCGCTTGATAAAATCACCCGGCTGATCCTCAGCCCCGGCATTCCGCACCTCTACCCCGCGCCGAACCCGGTGGTTGCCGCAGCTCTCGACGCAGGCGTGCCGGTGGACAATGACATCGGCTTATTTTTCCAAAGCTTTGCGACGCTGGCATGGGACCACTACGACGTCGCGCCGCGCGTTGTGGCGGTGACCGGCTCGAACGGCAAATCCACCACTTCGGCGTTGATCCATCATATTCTGGAGCATGTCGGACGCCCCTGCCAACTGGCGGGCAACATCGGGCGCGGGGTCCTGGACCTCGACCCTGCCGTGGATGGCGAGGTCGTGGTGCTGGAACTCAGCAGCTACCAGACCGAACTGGCCCGTGCGCTGACGCCCGATGTGGCGGTCTTTACCAATCTCAGCCCCGATCATCTGGACCGCCATGCAGGTATGGGTGGCTACTATGCCGCGAAACGTCGGCTGTTTGCCGAAGGCGGGCCGGACCGTGCAGTGATCGGTGTGGATGAGGCCGAGGGCCGTTTCCTCGCTGTGCAGATGAGCGAGGGGCCGAGCGATGACCGGGTGATCCGCATCAGTGCAGAGACCAAACTCTCCGGCCCCGGCTGGCAGGTCTTCGCCCGCAAAGGGTTTTTGAGTGAATACCGCCGTGGCAAACAGGTCGGTTCAATTGATCTGCGCAGCATCCAAGGGTTGCCGGGCGCGCATAACCACCAGAACGCCTGTGCTGCCTATGCAGCCTGCCGCGCGCTTGGCCTCGCCCCGCGCGTGATTGAGGCGGCGTTTCACAGTTTCGGCGGCTTGCCGCACCGCAGCCAGACCGTGGCCGAAGCGCATGGCGTGCGCTACGTCAACGACAGCAAGGCCACTAATGTCGACAGCGCGGCCAAGGCGCTGGCGGCCTTCCGCAACATCCGCTGGATCTGCGGTGGGTTGGAGAAGGAAGGCGGGCTGAAAGGTCTGGCGGAGGCCCAAGGGTCAGTGCGCAAAGCCTATGTCATCGGCCGCGAGGCCGCGCATTTCGCCATGCAGTTGACGACCGAAGCCGAAGTCTGCGGCACGATGGAGAAAGCCGTAGCGCGCGCGGCGGCAGAGGCGGAAGAGGGCGATGTCGTCCTGCTTGCCCCGGCAGCGGCAAGTTTCGATCAATATGACAATTTCGAACGGCGTGGTGAGGATTTCGTGGCGCAGGTGCAGAAGGTTTTGGCGGAGTAG
- a CDS encoding NAD(P)/FAD-dependent oxidoreductase, with protein MQVDTAIIGAGAAGMMCAAHAGGRVLVVDHAKAPGEKIRISGGGRCNFTNMHCGPQAFLSQNPHFAKSALARYTQWDFIELVDRHGIAWHEKTLGQLFCDSSAKEIIAMLRGLMQKAGVDLQLQSSASNFAKVDGHITFDLQTPDRTVKVTACNLVIATGGKSIPKMGATGIAYDIARQFGLNVTDTRAALVPFTFAEGRFAPLAGVATPARITAGAAGFDEALLFTHRGLSGPAVLQASSYWQAGEAITVNLAPEGTLLSALRDQRQQSGRRNFTTILAQHLPARLVEYLGQEFDLSGNLADWSDARLTTFVEALQNWQLHPSGTEGYRTAEVTLGGVDTDALSSKTMAAKEVPGLYFIGEAVDVTGWLGGYNFQWAWSSGMAAARAIGS; from the coding sequence ATGCAAGTCGATACAGCCATTATCGGAGCCGGTGCCGCTGGCATGATGTGCGCCGCCCACGCGGGCGGACGCGTTTTGGTGGTGGACCATGCCAAAGCGCCGGGCGAGAAAATTCGCATCTCAGGCGGTGGGCGCTGCAACTTCACCAATATGCATTGCGGGCCGCAAGCCTTTCTCAGCCAGAACCCGCATTTCGCCAAATCCGCACTGGCACGCTACACGCAGTGGGATTTCATCGAACTAGTCGACCGTCACGGTATCGCTTGGCATGAGAAAACCTTGGGCCAACTCTTCTGCGACTCCAGCGCGAAAGAGATCATCGCCATGCTGCGCGGGTTGATGCAAAAGGCCGGGGTCGATCTGCAACTACAGAGCAGCGCCAGCAATTTTGCAAAGGTCGATGGGCACATTACCTTCGACTTGCAAACGCCTGATCGGACAGTGAAAGTCACCGCATGTAACCTTGTTATCGCCACCGGCGGCAAGTCGATCCCCAAGATGGGCGCGACGGGCATCGCCTATGACATAGCGCGTCAATTCGGCCTGAACGTGACCGATACACGCGCCGCTCTGGTACCTTTCACCTTTGCCGAAGGCCGCTTTGCGCCGCTGGCCGGTGTGGCGACCCCTGCCCGTATCACCGCCGGGGCCGCTGGCTTTGACGAGGCCCTGCTGTTCACCCACCGTGGCCTCTCTGGCCCCGCGGTTTTGCAAGCATCATCCTACTGGCAGGCGGGCGAAGCGATCACCGTGAACCTCGCGCCTGAGGGCACCCTTCTAAGCGCATTGCGCGACCAGCGGCAGCAGTCCGGGCGGCGTAACTTTACCACCATCCTCGCGCAGCACCTGCCCGCGCGGCTGGTGGAGTATTTGGGGCAAGAGTTCGATCTCTCGGGCAACCTCGCTGATTGGTCGGACGCTCGGCTGACCACCTTCGTCGAAGCGCTACAGAACTGGCAATTGCACCCCTCCGGGACCGAAGGCTACCGCACGGCGGAGGTGACCCTTGGCGGTGTGGACACCGACGCGCTCTCATCCAAGACCATGGCGGCGAAAGAGGTGCCCGGGCTTTATTTCATCGGTGAAGCTGTGGACGTGACCGGCTGGCTCGGCGGGTATAACTTCCAGTGGGCGTGGTCGTCGGGCATGGCGGCGGCGCGGGCGATTGGCAGCTAG
- a CDS encoding peroxiredoxin-like family protein has protein sequence MTKLTAEQDFPKMDVAKLGGGTLTLGHPQEGRDWQLVVVYRGLHCPICKKYLAQLEKLQSQFHEIGVDVIAVSGDPEEKAKSMAEEDSLTLPIGYDLSLEQMAELGLYISDPRSPQETDRPFAEPATFVINDEGKLQIVDISNAPFARPDLEGLLNGLKFIRDKGYPVRGTHKAA, from the coding sequence ATGACCAAACTGACCGCAGAACAAGATTTCCCGAAAATGGATGTGGCCAAACTCGGCGGTGGCACACTGACCTTGGGCCATCCGCAAGAGGGGCGCGACTGGCAGCTGGTGGTGGTCTACCGTGGCCTGCACTGCCCGATCTGCAAAAAGTACCTCGCCCAGCTCGAGAAGCTGCAGAGCCAGTTTCATGAGATCGGGGTGGACGTGATCGCCGTGTCCGGCGACCCCGAGGAAAAGGCCAAATCCATGGCCGAGGAAGACAGCCTGACCCTGCCCATCGGCTATGATCTGAGCCTTGAACAGATGGCCGAGCTTGGCCTCTATATCTCTGACCCGCGCAGCCCGCAGGAAACTGACCGGCCCTTTGCGGAGCCTGCGACCTTTGTGATCAACGACGAAGGCAAGCTACAGATCGTCGATATTTCCAACGCCCCCTTCGCGCGGCCCGACTTGGAAGGCCTGCTGAACGGATTGAAATTCATCCGCGACAAGGGCTACCCGGTGCGCGGCACCCATAAGGCGGCCTGA
- the ftsW gene encoding putative lipid II flippase FtsW, with translation MTEMVYGAVPVRDGEPILPKWWRTVDRWALSCVLMLFAVGMLLGLAASPPLASKNGFDAFHYVHRQAFFGGLALVAMLLTSMMSPTLVRRLAVLGFVLSFVALALLPFFGTDFGKGATRWYSLGFASLQPSEFLKPGFMVAAAWMMAAATEINGPPGKTWSFALCISIVLMLAMQPDFGQACLVLFGWGVMYFVAGAPMVLLVGMAGLVVLAGTFAYSNSEHFARRIDGFLSVDVDPTTQLGYATNAIREGGLFGVGVGEGEVKWSLPDAHTDFIIAVAAEEYGLILVVCIIALYTVVVVRSLLRLVRERDPFIRLAGTGLACTFGVQAMINMGVAVRLLPAKGMTLPFVSYGGSSVIASGIAVGMLLAFTRSRPQGEISDILGRGRR, from the coding sequence ATGACAGAGATGGTCTATGGCGCGGTCCCGGTACGGGATGGTGAACCGATCCTTCCAAAATGGTGGCGTACGGTCGACCGCTGGGCATTGTCCTGCGTCTTGATGCTGTTTGCCGTTGGCATGCTGCTGGGGCTCGCCGCATCGCCGCCCTTGGCGTCGAAAAACGGCTTTGATGCCTTTCACTATGTTCATCGGCAGGCGTTCTTCGGCGGATTGGCGCTGGTGGCGATGCTGCTGACGTCGATGATGTCGCCGACATTGGTGCGGCGTTTGGCCGTGCTGGGCTTTGTCCTTTCCTTTGTGGCGCTGGCGCTGCTGCCCTTCTTTGGTACGGACTTTGGCAAAGGTGCCACGCGGTGGTATTCGCTGGGCTTTGCCTCGCTTCAGCCGTCCGAATTTCTTAAACCCGGTTTCATGGTCGCCGCAGCATGGATGATGGCCGCCGCGACCGAGATTAATGGACCTCCGGGGAAAACTTGGTCTTTTGCGCTGTGCATTTCCATCGTGCTGATGCTGGCGATGCAACCCGACTTTGGCCAAGCCTGTCTGGTGCTTTTTGGTTGGGGCGTCATGTATTTCGTTGCGGGCGCGCCGATGGTGCTGCTGGTCGGCATGGCGGGGCTGGTGGTTCTGGCAGGCACCTTCGCCTACTCCAACTCTGAACACTTCGCGCGACGTATTGATGGCTTTCTCAGTGTCGATGTCGATCCGACCACCCAGCTTGGCTATGCCACCAATGCGATCCGCGAGGGCGGGCTGTTTGGCGTTGGCGTGGGGGAGGGCGAAGTGAAATGGTCGCTGCCCGATGCGCATACTGACTTTATCATTGCTGTCGCCGCCGAGGAATATGGCCTTATTCTGGTCGTCTGCATCATTGCTCTATATACTGTTGTCGTCGTGCGCTCGCTGCTGCGGTTGGTGCGTGAGCGTGATCCCTTCATCCGGCTGGCCGGAACCGGGCTGGCCTGCACATTCGGAGTACAGGCGATGATTAACATGGGTGTGGCAGTGCGGCTTTTGCCCGCAAAAGGCATGACCTTGCCCTTCGTCAGCTACGGTGGCTCTTCGGTCATCGCCAGCGGCATCGCCGTCGGCATGCTCCTCGCCTTTACCCGTTCGCGCCCGCAGGGTGAGATCAGTGACATTCTGGGCCGGGGCCGCCGCTGA
- a CDS encoding UDP-N-acetylglucosamine--N-acetylmuramyl-(pentapeptide) pyrophosphoryl-undecaprenol N-acetylglucosamine transferase produces MAAPLLIIAAGGTGGHMFPAQALAEVMLQRGWRVKLSTDARGARYTSGFPEAVEITQISSATFARGGIAAKALVPFRIASGVVRAGLNMLRDRPSVVVGFGGYPSIPALGAAWALRMPRMIHEQNGVLGRVNEVFAKRVHAVACGIWPTKLPEGVQGWHVGNPVRAAVLDRAGAAYIPPGDYPMEVLVMGGSQGARILSDVVPPALAALPMNMIRNIRVSHQAREEDGQRVADFYADSGISADVRPFFDDVPRRMSEAQLVISRSGASSVADLSVIGRPSILIPFAAAAGDHQSANARGLVEAGAAIMVPESKANPEIMTDQILAVLEMPQGALQMSRAALSVGKPDAAETLADMVEQLGSQGTLTTAEEEYPQ; encoded by the coding sequence ATGGCCGCGCCACTGCTGATCATCGCCGCCGGGGGGACCGGTGGGCATATGTTTCCGGCACAGGCCTTAGCCGAGGTAATGCTCCAGCGCGGCTGGCGGGTCAAGCTCAGCACCGATGCACGCGGCGCGCGTTATACCAGCGGTTTTCCCGAAGCGGTTGAGATCACGCAGATCAGCAGTGCTACTTTTGCCCGGGGCGGGATCGCCGCCAAGGCGCTGGTGCCTTTTCGCATTGCCTCTGGTGTGGTGCGCGCGGGGCTGAACATGCTGCGCGACCGGCCTTCGGTCGTGGTCGGCTTTGGCGGTTACCCGTCGATCCCGGCTCTCGGGGCTGCCTGGGCGCTGCGGATGCCGCGGATGATCCATGAGCAGAACGGTGTTCTGGGCCGTGTGAATGAAGTTTTTGCAAAGCGGGTTCATGCTGTGGCCTGCGGCATCTGGCCCACCAAACTGCCGGAAGGCGTGCAAGGCTGGCATGTCGGCAACCCGGTACGCGCAGCGGTGCTGGACCGCGCGGGGGCGGCTTATATTCCGCCCGGCGATTACCCGATGGAAGTGCTGGTGATGGGCGGCAGCCAAGGTGCGCGCATCCTCAGTGACGTGGTGCCGCCCGCCTTGGCGGCCCTGCCGATGAACATGATCCGTAACATCCGCGTCAGCCATCAGGCCCGCGAAGAAGACGGCCAGCGGGTGGCTGACTTCTATGCTGATTCTGGCATCAGCGCCGACGTGCGCCCCTTCTTTGATGATGTACCGCGCCGCATGTCCGAGGCGCAGCTGGTAATCAGCCGTTCCGGGGCCTCTAGCGTGGCGGACCTTTCGGTGATCGGGCGTCCCTCGATCCTGATCCCCTTTGCCGCTGCGGCAGGGGATCATCAAAGCGCAAATGCCCGCGGTCTGGTCGAAGCCGGGGCCGCTATCATGGTGCCTGAAAGCAAAGCAAATCCAGAAATCATGACGGACCAGATTCTCGCGGTGTTGGAGATGCCCCAAGGGGCATTGCAGATGTCGCGGGCCGCGCTTTCGGTCGGCAAGCCCGATGCGGCTGAGACACTGGCTGATATGGTTGAACAGCTTGGCTCCCAAGGCACGCTGACCACTGCAGAAGAGGAATACCCCCAATGA
- the murC gene encoding UDP-N-acetylmuramate--L-alanine ligase has protein sequence MNAATKLPTDVGPIHFVGIGGIGMSGIAEVLLNHGYKVQGSDLKTTKITVRLAELGGRIFEGQAAENIEGAAVVVISSAIKPGNAELDEARRRGLPVVRRAEMLAELMRLKSNIAVAGTHGKTTTTTLVAELLVAGGIDPTVVNGGIIHAYGSNARMGQGEWMVVEADESDGTFNRLPATIAIVTNIDPEHMEHWGDFDTLRQGFLNFVSNIPFYGVAVCCTDHPEVQSLVGKLTDRRVMTYGFNAQADVRAVGLHYKDGVAHFDVHLQSEGMVIENCALPMPGDHNVSNALAAVTVARHLGMKLEQIRTALGSFGGVNRRFTRVGEVDGVTIIDDYGHHPVEITAVLKAARQASKGRVIAVHQPHRYSRLSHHFDEFCACFNDADVVGIADVYAAGEEPIPGADRDGLVAGLIQHGHRHAYAVENAEALTHLVLREARPGDMVVCLGAGTISGWANELPEALRAAKEAAA, from the coding sequence ATGAACGCCGCCACCAAGCTGCCGACCGATGTCGGCCCGATCCACTTCGTCGGCATCGGCGGCATCGGCATGTCTGGCATTGCCGAGGTGCTGCTGAACCACGGCTACAAGGTGCAGGGGTCGGACTTGAAAACCACCAAGATTACCGTGCGGCTGGCCGAGTTGGGCGGGCGCATCTTCGAAGGGCAAGCGGCTGAGAATATCGAAGGGGCGGCGGTGGTCGTGATCTCTTCGGCGATCAAACCGGGCAATGCTGAGTTGGACGAGGCCCGCCGCCGTGGCTTGCCGGTGGTGCGCCGCGCCGAGATGTTGGCCGAGCTTATGCGGCTCAAGTCCAACATCGCCGTGGCGGGCACCCATGGTAAAACGACGACCACCACGCTGGTGGCCGAACTGCTCGTTGCGGGGGGCATTGACCCCACTGTGGTAAACGGCGGCATCATCCACGCCTATGGCTCCAACGCGCGGATGGGCCAAGGTGAATGGATGGTAGTTGAAGCCGATGAGAGTGACGGCACGTTCAACCGACTGCCTGCCACGATCGCCATCGTCACCAATATTGACCCTGAGCATATGGAGCATTGGGGCGACTTTGATACGTTGCGGCAAGGGTTTTTGAACTTCGTGTCGAACATTCCCTTCTACGGTGTGGCCGTCTGCTGCACCGATCACCCCGAGGTGCAATCGCTGGTGGGCAAGCTGACAGACCGCCGGGTTATGACCTATGGCTTTAACGCGCAGGCCGATGTCCGCGCGGTGGGGCTGCATTACAAGGACGGCGTCGCGCATTTCGATGTGCATCTTCAGTCCGAGGGCATGGTCATCGAGAATTGCGCCCTGCCGATGCCGGGCGATCACAACGTGTCAAACGCGCTGGCGGCCGTGACTGTTGCGCGGCACCTCGGAATGAAGCTTGAGCAGATCCGCACAGCCTTGGGCAGCTTTGGCGGGGTGAACCGCCGCTTTACCCGCGTGGGAGAAGTGGACGGGGTCACGATCATTGATGATTACGGCCACCACCCGGTTGAGATCACGGCCGTCCTCAAAGCCGCCCGGCAGGCCAGCAAAGGGCGGGTGATCGCGGTCCACCAGCCGCACCGTTACTCCCGCCTGAGCCATCATTTTGATGAGTTCTGCGCCTGTTTCAACGACGCCGATGTGGTGGGCATCGCCGATGTCTATGCGGCGGGCGAAGAGCCGATCCCCGGTGCCGACCGCGATGGTCTGGTGGCTGGGCTGATCCAACACGGCCACCGCCATGCCTATGCGGTGGAGAATGCCGAGGCGCTGACTCATCTGGTTCTGCGCGAAGCACGACCGGGCGATATGGTGGTTTGCCTCGGCGCGGGTACGATCAGCGGCTGGGCCAATGAACTGCCTGAGGCGCTGCGCGCAGCCAAGGAGGCCGCCGCGTGA
- a CDS encoding DUF2484 family protein, whose amino-acid sequence MNLVWLSILWVFAAVTVAMLPLRSQYLPGVVLLIAAPVLIIAIGVMHSWVYALLALLAFLSMFRNPLRYLWARLRGQKPELPK is encoded by the coding sequence GTGAACCTCGTCTGGCTGTCGATCCTCTGGGTCTTCGCCGCCGTGACCGTGGCCATGCTGCCGCTGCGCTCTCAATATCTGCCGGGGGTGGTCTTGCTGATCGCGGCCCCTGTGCTAATTATCGCCATTGGTGTGATGCACTCATGGGTCTATGCGCTATTGGCGCTGCTGGCTTTCCTGTCGATGTTCCGCAACCCGCTGCGCTATCTTTGGGCGCGGCTGCGGGGCCAAAAACCGGAGTTGCCTAAATGA